Below is a genomic region from Spartinivicinus poritis.
ATACAATGTATACCCTTTTTTTGATTTTACTGTAATGAGTAAAAAAATTACGCTTTTTTCTTACGCTTTTTCATACCCATCACAGAAAGGCCTAAGCCTAGCCCCAATAGTGCAATACTACCTGGTACAGGAACAGGGTTTACTGGGTCAACATAGTGTAGGCCACCAGCACCAGCAAATTGCACATCAGAGCCGTTACCAATTTCAACGTTAATTAAACGGCCATTATAAGCACCAAATGTTTTACGAGAGGCTGAAATTTGAATGCTATTAATGCTTTCACCCACTGATAGACCAAAATCAGAAAGGTCAAATAAACCAGCAAAAACACCTCGGCGTTGATGAGCTGTACTTATTCCATGGCCAATCAGGTTATCAGCAAAAATATCTTTATAAACGCCATTAATGGTTACACCTATAGTACCACCCCAGATAATTGAAGGCCGATACATAAA
It encodes:
- a CDS encoding PEP-CTERM sorting domain-containing protein (PEP-CTERM proteins occur, often in large numbers, in the proteomes of bacteria that also encode an exosortase, a predicted intramembrane cysteine proteinase. The presence of a PEP-CTERM domain at a protein's C-terminus predicts cleavage within the sorting domain, followed by covalent anchoring to some some component of the (usually Gram-negative) cell surface. Many PEP-CTERM proteins exhibit an unusual sequence composition that includes large numbers of potential glycosylation sites. Expression of one such protein has been shown restore the ability of a bacterium to form floc, a type of biofilm.) is translated as MKITKIGLMTCALTFVGMQAQAGLIKIDNQHSIDSNDLVASVSYRGANFGPGQHPVGDDNPHTGRYTFWPHGNAMNKNLTMTYANPIKNRAGKDGAIFMYRPSIIWGGTIGVTINGVYKDIFADNLIGHGISTAHQRRGVFAGLFDLSDFGLSVGESINSIQISASRKTFGAYNGRLINVEIGNGSDVQFAGAGGLHYVDPVNPVPVPGSIALLGLGLGLSVMGMKKRKKKA